The nucleotide window NNNNNNNNNNNNNNNNNNNNNNNNNNNNNNNNNNNNNNNNNNNNNNNNNNNNNNNNNNNNNNNNNNNNNNNNNNNNNNNNNNNNNNNNNNNNNNNNNNNNNNNNNNNNNNNNNNNNNNNNNNNNNNNNNNNNNNNNNNNNNNNNNNNNNNNNNNNNNNNNNNNNNNNNNNNNNNNNNNNNNNNNNNNNNNNNNNNNNNNNNNNNNNNNNNNNNNNNNNNNNNNNNNNNNNNNNNNNNNNNNNNNNNNNNNNNNNNNNNNNNNNNNNNNNNNNNNNNNNNNNNNNNNNNNNNNNNNNNNNNNNNNNNNNNNNNNNNNNNNNNNNNNNNNNNNNNNNNNNNNNNNNNNNNNNNNNNNNNNNNNNNNNNNNNNNNNNNNNNNNNNNNNNNNNNNNNNNNNNNNNNNNNNNNNNNNNNNNNNNNNNNNNNNNNNNNNNNNNNNNNNNNNNNNNNNNNNNNNNNNNNNNNNNNNNNNNNNNNNNNNNNNNNNNNNNNNNNNNNNNNNNNNNNNNNNNNNNNNNNNNNNNNNNNNNNNNNNNNNNNNNNNNNNNNNNNNNNNNNNNNNNNNNNNNNNNNNNNNNNNNNNNNNNNNNNNNNNNNNNNNNNNNNNNNNNNNNNNNNNNNNNNNNNNNNNNNNNNNNNNNNNNNNNNNNNNNNNNNNNNNNNNNNNNNNNNNNNNNNNNNNNNNNNNNNNNNNNNNNNNNNNNNNNNNNNNNNNNNNNNNNNNNNNNNNNNNNNNNNNNNNNNNNNNNNNNNNNNNNNNNNNNNNNNNNNNNNNNNNNNNNNNNNNNNNNNNNNNNNNNNNNNNNNNNNNNNNNNNNNNNNNNNNNNNNNNNNNNNNNNNNNNNNNNNNNNNNNNNNNNNNNNNNNNNNNNNNNNNNNNNNNNNNNNNNNNNNNNNNNNNNNNNNNNNNNNNNNNNNNNNNNNNNNNNNNNNNNNNNNNNNNNNNNNNNNNNNNNNNNNNNNNNNNNNNNNNNNNNNNNNNNNNNNNNNNNNNNNNNNNNNNNNNNNNNNNNNNNNNNNNNNNNNNNNNNNNNNNNNNNNNNNNNNNNNNNNNNNNNNNNNNNNNNNNNNNNNNNNNNNNNNNNNNNNNNNNNNNNNNNNNNNNNNNNNNNNNNNNNNNNNNNNNNNNNNNNNNNNNNNNNNNNNNNNNNNNNNNNNNNNNNNNNNNNNNNNNNNNNNNNNNNNNNNNNNNNNNNNNNNNNNNNNNNNNNNNNNNNNNNNNNNNNNNNNNNNNNNNNNNNNNNNNNNNNNNNNNNNNNNNNNNNNNNNNNNNNNNNNNNNNNNNNNNNNNNNNNNNNNNNNNNNNNNNNNNNNNNNNNNNNNNNNNNNNNNNNNNNNNNNNNNNNNNNNNNNNNNNNNNNNNNNNNNNNNNNNNNNNNNNNNNNNNNNNNNNNNNNNNNNNNNNNNNNNNNNNNNNNNNNNNNNNNNNNNNNNNNNNNNNNNNNNNNNNNNNNNNNNNNNNNNNNNNNNNNNNNNNNNNNNNNNNNNNNNNNNNNNNNNNNNNNNNNNNNNNNNNNNNNNNNNNNNNNNNNNNNNNNNNNNNNNNNNNNNNNNNNNNNNNNNNNNNNNNNNNNNNNNNNNNNNNNNNNNNNNNNNNNNNNNNNNNNNNNNNNNNNNNNNNNNNNNNNNNNNNNNNNNNNNNNNNNNNNNNNNNNNNNNNNNNNNNNNNNNNNNNNNNNNNNNNNNNNNNNNNNNNNNNNNNNNNNNNNNNNNNNNNNNNNNNNNNNNNNNNNNNNNNNNNNNNNNNNNNNNNNNNNNNNNNNNNNNNNNNNNNNNNNNNNNNNNNNNNNNNNNNNNNNNNNNNNNNNNNNNNNNNNNNNNNNNNNNNNNNNNNNNNNNNNNNNNNNNNNNNNNNNNNNNNNNNNNNNNNNNNNNNNNNNNNNNNNNNNNNNNNNNNNNNNNNNNNNNNNNNNNNNNNNNNNNNNNNNNNNNNNNNNNNNNNNNNNNNNNNNNNNNNNNNNNNNNNNNNNNNNNNNNNNNNNNNNNNNNNNNNNNNNNNNNNNNNNNNNNNNNNNNNNNNNNNNNNNNNNNNNNNNNNNNNNNNNNNNNNNNNNNNNNNNNNNNNNNNNNNNNNNNNNNNNNNNNNNNNNNNNNNNNNNNNNNNNNNNNNNNNNNNNNNNNNNNNNNNNNNNNNNNNNNNNNNNNNNNNNNNNNNNNNNNNNNNNNNNNNNNNNNNNNNNNNNNNNNNNNNNNNNNNNNNNNNNNNNNNNNNNNNNNNNNNNNNNNNNNNNNNNNNNNNNNNNNNNNNNNNNNNNNNNNNNNNNNNNNNNNNNNNNNNNNNNNNNNNNNNNNNNNNNNNNNNNNNNNNNNNNNNNNNNNNNNNNNNNNNNNNNNNNNNNNNNNNNNNNNNNNNNNNNNNNNNNNNNNNNNNNNNNNNNNNNNNNNNNNNNNNNNNNNNNNNNNNNNNNNNNNNNNNNNNNNNNNNNNNNNNNNNNNNNNNNNNNNNNNNNNNNNNNNNNNNNNNNNNNNNNNNNNNNNNNNNNNNNNNNNNNNNNNNNNNNNNNNNNNNNNNNNNNNNNNNNNNNNNNNNNNNNNNNNNNNNNNNNNNNNNNNNNNNNNNNNNNNNNNNNNNNNNNNNNNNNNNNNNNNNNNNNNNNNNNNNNNNNNNNNNNNNNNNNNNNNNNNNNNNNNNNNNNNNNNNNNNNNNNNNNNNNNNNNNNNNNNNNNNNNNNNNNNNNNNNNNNNNNNNNNNNNNNNNNNNNNNNNNNNNNNNNNNNNNNNNNNNNNNNNNNNNNNNNNNNNNNNNNNNNNNNNNNNNNNNNNNNNNNNNNNNNNNNNNNNNNNNNNNNNNNNNNNNNNNNNNNNNNNNNNNNNNNNNNNNNNNNNNNNNNNNNNNNNNNNNNNNNNNNNNNNNNNNNNNNNNNNNNNNNNNNNNNNNNNNNNNNNNNNNNNNNNNNNNNNNNNNNNNNNNNNNNNNNNNNNNNNNNNNNNNNNNNNNNNNNNNNNNNNNNNNNNNNNNNNNNNNNNNNNNNNNNNNNNNNNNNNNNNNNNNNNNNNNNNNNNNNNNNNNNNNNNNNNNNNNNNNNNNNNNNNNNNNNNNNNNNNNNNNNNNNNNNNNNNNNNNNNNNNNNNNNNNNNNNNNNNNNNNNNNNNNNNNNNNNNNNNNNNNNNNNNNNNNNNNNNNNNNNNNNNNNNNNNNNNNNNNNNNNNNNNNNNNNNNNNNNNNNNNNNNNNNNNNNNNNNNNNNNNNNNNNNNNNNNNNNNNNNNNNNNNNNNNNNNNNNNNNNNNNNNNNNNNNNNNNNNNNNNNNNNNNNNNNNNNNNNNNNNNNNNNNNNNNNNNNNNNNNNNNNNNNNNNNNNNNNNNNNNNNNNNNNNNNNNNNNNNNNNNNNNNNNNNNNNNNNNNNNNNNNNNNNNNNNNNNNNNNNNNNNNNNNNNNNNNNNNNNNNNNNNNNNNNNNNNNNNNNNNNNNNNNNNNNNNNNNNNNNNNNNNNNNNNNNNNNNNNNNNNNNNNNNNNNNNNNNNNNNNNNNNNNNNNNNNNNNNNNNNNNNNNNNNNNNNNNNNNNNNNNNNNNNNNNNNNNNNNNNNNNNNNNNNNNNNNNNNNNNNNNNNNNNNNNNNNNNNNNNNNNNNNNNNNNNNNNNNNNNNNNNNNNNNNNNNNNNNNNNNNNNNNNNNNNNNNNNNNNNNNNNNNNNNNNNNNNNNNNNNNNNNNNNNNNNNNNNNNNNNNNNNNNNNNNNNNNNNNNNNNNNNNNNNNNNNNNNNNNNNNNNNNNNNNNNNNNNNNNNNNNNNNNNNNNNNNNNNNNNNNNNNNNNNNNNNNNNNNNNNNNNNNNNNNNNNNNNNNNNNNNNNNNNNNNNNNNNNNNNNNNNNNNNNNNNNNNNNNNNNNNNNNNNNNNNNNNNNNNNNNNNNNNNNNNNNNNNNNNNNNNNNNNNNNNNNNNNNNNNNNNNNNNNNNNNNNNNNNNNNNNNNNNNNNNNNNNNNNNNNNNNNNNNNNNNNNNNNNNNNNNNNNNNNNNNNNNNNNCCCCCCCCTtgtcccctcctcccccttgacccccccccattttaggATGCACTGCGGTAACGTGATGAAGCCTTCCTTAAAGGACAACAGCGGCAGCCACGGCTCCCCGACCAGCGGGACGCTGCACGGCATCTTCTTCAGCTGCAACACCGAGTTCAACACGGGGCAGCCCCCCCAGGACTCCCCCTACGGCCGGTACCGCTTCCAGATCCCGGCCCAGCGGCTCTTTAACCCCAACACCAACCTTTACTTCGCGGACTTCTATTGCATGTACACCGCCTACCACTACGTCGTGCTGGTCCTGGCTCCCAAAGGATCCAACGGGGACGCGTTCTGCAGGGAGCGCCTGCCGCAGCTGGACGTTGCATGCAACAAGTTCCTGACTTGCAGCGTGGAGGAAGGGCAGCTGGTTTATCGGCACGCCCAGGATTGTATCCTGGAGCTCATTTACACCGAACCCGTGGATTTGAGTCTGGGGGCTTTGGGGGAGATCAGCGGGCACCAACTAATGAGCTTGTCTactgcaaatgcaaagaaagatcCCAGCTGCAAGACCTGCAATATCAGCGTGGGGCGCTGAatggggggaggtggggggttaaggggggagatgggggggtttgggggggtttaaggggggttttgggggtggGCTTTGTGTGATGGACTGCttggagcagcactgccctcAATGGGGGCACACTGTGGGGTGTGGGACCCCTCTGTGCACCCCAATAGCGTTGATGCATGGAAGGACCCCCCCGACCCCATTGCTGCATTGCAGGAGCCCCCCGACCCCATGCATTGCACTGTGGGACCCCCGCTGTGTGCCCTGACCCCATTGCTGCATTGCAggaccccccccagaccccatgCATTGCACTGTGGGACCCCCCCGACCCCATGCATTGCACTGTGGGACCCCCGCTGTGTGCCCTGACCCCATTGCTGCATTGCAGGACACCCCGACCCCACTCATTGCACTGTGGGACCCCTCTGCGCGCCTCGACCCCATAGCTGCATGGAAGGACCCCCCCCAGTAGTCCCAGCTCCATGCATCTCCATACATACTCCATATGCAGACCCCCCCCAACGCAGCCAGCTCCAATACAGTGCATGGCAggaccccccgccccccccccacagaccccatgCGACTTGCACATGTGGGATCCCTGACTGGGTGCCGCCGACCCGTACGGATGCTGCATCGCAGGACCCCCCCCATGGCAAGCCCACGCTCCATGCATTCTCCAGGCTCCATGGCATCTCCTACATGACTCCATTGCAGGCTCCCCCCTCATTGTGCGCCCCGACCCCACTCATAGTGCACTGTGGGACCCCATACCTGTTGCGCCTCGAACCCCATTGCGGCCCATGGTAGGACCCCCCCACCCAATGCAGCCAGCTCCAGTGACTGCATAAATGGACGCCCCTCCATGCACCCGGCCCCATTACTGCCACCACGGGCACGCCCTCCATCGCACCACCGACCACCATGCAATGCACCGTGCGGACCCCCGCACACACAGGACCCCCCCTAATTCCCCCCCCTCTAGCACGTGCACGCGAGgaccccctccatcccccctaTAAAGCCCCCACCCAGAGGCAAGTGCAAAGCGGGACCCCCCCCCTGatccccccattaaccccccccccctttgaCACTGCAACGTGAACCCCCCCCACCTTCATGCCTGACATCCGCAGGACCCCCGGCCCCCCCGCAGCCCAAACACTCCATCCTATGCATACTGCCCCCCCAAATCACCCAAAACGACCACGCACCTGCATTATGTGACCCCCCACgcacccccaccccattctTCCCCCGGGGGGTGATCATGGACTGGGGGGCAGCTCTTCCGACCGCCCCCCATTTATGAGAATGCTACCCAGCCAACAGAGCACCGACACCCCCCCAATCTCCGCCCCGTACCCCTTTTTGcggggggtctttggggggggtcctgggggtctGAGCCGGGCTGCGAGCCCTCGCGCTGGTTTGAACCGCCCGCTCCATTCATCCCGACCCCCCCGCAGCACAAAGTGGGGGGGTCCttcacctccccccccccgcccatatcctcgccccccccccccgcatgCCCGCCGAGGCTAGATCAGCATTCAGCATCAGCATCAGCATCGCATGCGGCATCGGCGATGGCGCCGAGAATCCCGGTCCGTTCACTTTCTATGGCCGTGTCCCGGCTCCGTTCGCTTATTGGCCGTGTCCCGGTCCTCCTCTATGGGCCGTTTGTCCCAGGTCCGTTCCTTATGGCCGGTAGTCCCGGAGTCACGTTCCTTCTGGGCCGAACTGTCCCGGTCCGTTCCTTATGGCCGTGTCCCGGTCCGTTCCTTATGGCCGTGTCCCGGTCCGTTCCTTATCTATGGCCGTGCCCCGCTCCGTGTCCCGGTCTACCGTCATTATTATGGCCCGCTCTTGTTGCGACGTCTGTACCGACCAATAAATCTGTGCGGTGACACCGGACCCGATCGAGTccacgggggggggggggcacagcgaccccccccccaatagcATCAGCGGGGTGGTaaaggggggatggggggtaaGGGGGTACTGGGGGGCGTTGGTGCCTGCATCCCTCTTGCATCCCCTGCAGCATCGCCTTGCATCCATcaccattgaccccataggcaACCCCACGGCCAGCCCTATAGATGGCCCGAATgaacagccccatagatggcctCAGATGGCCCcaccattgaccccataggcaccccatTAGACAGGCCACCCCAGTGTTCCAACCCACAGGGACAGCGGCAtacacacagccccacagatgACACTGCAGTCCATTGGTCAGCCCCACAGATGACCCATAAGATGCCCTCAGCCCCTCACCAACAGCCCTACAGCTGACCCtacatccagccccacagatgATCCCACAGTTCACCCCGTggacagccccacagccagccccacagATGACACTGCAGTCCCTCggtcagccccacagctgccccacagacccccaccAACAGCCCTATAGCTGACCCtacatccagccccacagccccccaccaacagccccacatctgccgCGCTACATCCAGCCCTGCAGTTCACCCCCCAGCCGCCCCCCAAGCACAGCCCCATCACACCCGCAAATACAACATCCTTGTTATTCTGTGACTCGGACGGGcaggccccccccccccacacagGCCCATCGTGCCTGAGAGTGGCGAGGGGAGGGGCGGGGGCCCACATTCGACcctcattcccccccccccgcgaGCCCCCCCCCGCAGATTTCCGCGTTGGGTTGGGGCTGCCTGGCGGTCCGCtttgccctccccccccccccctccctaaTCATTCCTGGGCGTGCAGCGTGTACCGTGGCACTTGGTGCTGGTGTACTGCAGCTGGCAAGCCGTCTTGTTGATGCTGTCGTCCGATGAGTGCAGCAGACACGCGCAGCGCCGCAGAGTACAGCGGGCTcgggggctggggggggggggctgcgtCATGGGGACCCCCCCAGGAGCCAAGACCAGACGAGCCCATCACAGCCCCGAGCTCCAAcatccccctcctcctcctcccccagagCCGCAACGCCCCCCATTGCACACCCACCTCCAGTAGCCCCCCTCCCCAGTGTCCCGTCCCCCCCGGTATACCCCTTCCCAGTAGCCCTTCCCCCCCCCAGTTTAGCCCCCCCGTAAGCACCTCATCCCCCATACCCTCCCCCCACCAGTACCCCCCCAAGTAGCCAACCCGCCCCCAGTACCCCTCCCCCAGTAGTACTCCCCCAGTAAGCCTTCCCCTCCCAGTACCCCCCTGTAGGCCccacccatagccccccccaGTAGTCGTCCCCCCCACCAGCCAGTTGTTCCCCCCCAAGTAGTCTCCCTCCCCCAGTTGTTCCCCCCCAAGTAGCCCCTTCCCCCCCAAGTTAGTCTCCCCCCCAGACCCAATTATGACCCCAGTAGTCTCCCCCCCCCagttctcccccccccccaaagtaGTCCCCCCCCCAAGCTTATTTCTTCCCCCCCAGCCTAGTTGTTCCCCACCCCGTTTCTCCCCCCAAGTGTCCCCCCAGCCCAATTGTTCCCCACCCCAAGCTCAGCCCCTCCCCCCAAGTATTCTCCACCCCCCAGCCCAGGTTGCTTCCGCCACAGTAGACTGTCCCCCTCCAATATTCTCCCCCCAAGTTAATGTTTCCCCCCCTTCTGTATTccccccccaatatcccctCCCATTCCAGTATCCACCCCCCaatattcccccccccccactattCCCCCCCCTATCCAGTATTCCCCACCCCCAgtattccccccccccaagtaTTTCCCCCCCATACTCCCCCCCTATTCCCCCCTCCCACTATTCCCCCCTTCATAttacccccctccccccaataTTTTGCCCCCCCCTACTTccccccccaatacccccctaCCCCCAGGTCTCCCCCCCCATTTACTCCCCATCTCCCACGCCTCCCCCTCCCATTAACCCTCCATAccccccatattacccccccCTCACTCCCGCGCCCCGCCAGTATCTCCGAAACGCGGCGCGCTGCGGTCCTCCACTCATTAGACATCGAGATATCGTCATCCACGACTCCAGCCTCGTAGCCTCCAGCTACGAGCTCCTGTACACCAGCTCCACGCCGTAGCCCGTTCGGCCACGACGGTCCATTCCGTCGGTACCGCCGGGGTACGGACCGGACCGACACTCGGGGTGAGAACAGATTCCTGCCATCCGACCACAGTGCTAACCGGGCGCCCAGAGAACGCCACACATGCGGATAACGGGGAtagtgggggatatggggagatgggggatggggagctgggggtaggggatatgggggtaatgggtatggggggtaattggggggatatgagggATTATGGGGGGGTACATGGATCTGGGGGATGGGGGATGAGAGCGGTAATGAGTGCgatatggggtaatggggcGTTaatgggagatatggggaatGGGGgttggggatatggggttggggggatgGGTGTAATGAGgtatgggggttaatggggatatggggatatgggagagtggggatatgggggatatgggatatggggggagggagaggtAATGAGGGACTATGGGGGGTATGGGAGacttatgggggatatgggcgATTTATGGGCGGAGGGGGTGTGGGGAGGtaaatggggggatatgggggtaatgggtatgggatggggggatatgggtgggggatatgggggacgGTATGGGGTATGGGCGTAACGGGGACAGAAAGGATAATGGAGGATATGGGTGGGATAAGGGGGATATGGGCTACATGGGgtaggggttatggggggatgTGGATATGCGAGGATGGGGATATACGGGGGTAATGGGCTATGGTGGGATTGGGGGATATGAGATTGAGTATGGAGGATGGGGTGTGTGCGGGatatgggggatgtggggatagtggggtatatggggggatatgggctatgggggggtaatgggcGCATAAGTGCCAAAGGGGTGGCAATGGGAGGCAATAGGTTGGCACAGGGTGGCAATGGGGTGGCAATGAAGTGATGGGGTGGCAATGGGAGGCAATAGGGTCACAATGGGGTGATAGGATGGCAATGGAGTGACAACAGGGTTATGAGGTGGcaatgggaggcaatggggTGGCAATAGGGTGGCAATGGGGTTACAatggggtggcaatggggtTGCAATGGGGTTACAatggggtggcaatggggtTGCAATGGGGTTGCAATGGGGTTGCAGTGGGGTTGCAATAGGGATGCAGTGGGGTTGCAATGAGGGTGCAGTGGGGTTGCAATAGGGTTGCAATGGGGTTGCAATGGGGTTGCAATGGGGTTGCAATGGGGTGGCAATGGTGTTGCAATGGGGTTGCAATGGGGTTGCAATGGGGTTGCAATGGGGTTGTAatggggtggcaatggggtTGCAATGGGGTTGCAGTGCCCCCCATCCCCGCATGTACCTGAGCTGTACGTGGCCTCGAAGCCGCGTTGCTGCACGGAGCCGTCGGACACGAAGCGCAGCAACATGGCGCTGCCGGATGACAGCAATGCAGCCGGGGCTGCGGAGCCGCAGTAACGGCCCAACAACGGGGCTGCAGCGTCGGGGCCGTCGTGAACTGCAACGTGGTCAGAGCTGCAGCCGGGGTCAGACTGAACGTCCAGCTCCAGGAACGTCTGTAGGGGGTcatgggggttataggggggttatgggatgggatatatggggtcatatggggacattatgggtTATGGGATGGGGTATGTAAGGTCAGGTGGGGCCATAAGGGGCCATGGGGGGTTATAGGATGGGGTGTGtggggtcatatggggccatgggggtcATGGGGTGTTATGGAATGGGAAATATGGGGtcatagggggacattgggggttatgggatgggatatgtGGGGTCAGGTGGGAACATTGGgggttatgggatgggatatgtggggttatatgaggccatggggggttatgggatgggatatgtGGGGTCAGATGGGAACATTGGgggttatgggatgggatatatggggtcagGTGGGAACATTGggggtgatgggatgggatatgtGGGGTCAGGTGGGATCAGGTTGGGATATGTAGGGTCATATGGGGACAGCTGGGGgtatgggggttatgggatgggatatatggggtcatatggggacatggggggtcatggggggttatgggatgggatatatTGGGTCATGAGGGGTCACCATATAACACCATACAACACCCTATATCACCATATATAATGCCCTATATCACCATATATAACACCCATAACGCCATATATCACCATATATAACACCTATAACGCCCTATATCGCCATATATAACACCTATAACGCCATATATCACCATATATAACACCTATAATGCCATATAACGCCATATATAACACCTATAACGCCCTATATCACCATATATAACACCTATAATGCCATATAACGCCATATATAACACGATATAACACCCTATATCACCATATAAAACACCTATAACGCCCTATATCGCCATATATAACACCATACAACACCCTATATCACCATATATAACACCCATAACGCCCTATATCACCATATATCACCATATAACGCCCTATATCGCCATATGTAACACCATACAACACCCTATATCACCATATATAACACCCTATAACACCTATAACGCCCTATATCACCATATATCACCATATATAACACCCATAACGCCCTATATCACCATATATAACACCCTATAACACCTATAACGCCCTATATCGCCATATATCACCATATAACGCCCTATATCACCATATATCACCATATAACGCCCTATATCACCATATATCACCATATATACCGCCATATATAACACCTATAACGCCCTATATCGCCATATATCACCATATAACGCCCTATATCACCACGTATCACCATATANNNNNNNNNNNNNNNNNNNNNNNNNNNNNNNNNNNNNNNNNNNNNNNNNNNNNNNNNNNNNNNNNNNNNNNNNNNNNNNNNNNNNNNNNNNNNNNNNNNNNNNNNNNNNNNNNNNNNNNNNNNNNNNNNNNNNNNNNNNNNNNNNNNNNNNNNNNNNNNNNNNNNNNNNNNNNNNNNNNNNNNNNNNNNNNNNNNNNNNNNNNNNNNNNNNNNNNNNNNNNNNNNNNNNNNNNNNNNNNNNNNNNNNNNNNNNNNNNNNNNNNNNNNNNNNNNNNNNNNNNNNNNNNNNNNNNNNNNNNNNNNNNNNNNNNNNNNNNNNNNNNNNNNNNNNNNNNNNNNNNNNNNNNNNNNNNNNNNNNNNNNNNNNNNNNNNNNNNNNNNNNNNNNNNNNNNNNNNNNNNNNNNNNNNNNNNNNNNNNNNNNNNNNNNNNNNNNNNNNNN belongs to Coturnix japonica isolate 7356 unplaced genomic scaffold, Coturnix japonica 2.1 chrUnrandom731, whole genome shotgun sequence and includes:
- the LOC107307635 gene encoding phytanoyl-CoA hydroxylase-interacting protein translates to MTLCAVGADYAKEHLAQLQEKAELISGRMLRFSVFYRNQHKEYFQHVRMHCGNVMKPSLKDNSGSHGSPTSGTLHGIFFSCNTEFNTGQPPQDSPYGRYRFQIPAQRLFNPNTNLYFADFYCMYTAYHYVVLVLAPKGSNGDAFCRERLPQLDVACNKFLTCSVEEGQLVYRHAQDCILELIYTEPVDLSLGALGEISGHQLMSLSTANAKKDPSCKTCNISVGR